The Kitasatospora sp. NBC_00374 genome has a segment encoding these proteins:
- a CDS encoding indole-3-glycerol phosphate synthase, producing MFKTVLMIEKALSDADVELVTTLHGEEKVSFVVVMQPRGRQDELLRALDDVALGHLDKAVHEHDEHTDSPTLASESLEHSLRHLQRAGAEATGIVIEEKPLERLRDVVEQNRADEVLVLTSPHFVEEFFHRDWASQARHKVGVPVLKLFARDS from the coding sequence GTGTTCAAGACCGTACTGATGATCGAAAAGGCGCTCTCCGACGCCGATGTGGAGCTGGTCACCACGCTCCACGGCGAGGAGAAGGTCTCGTTCGTCGTCGTGATGCAGCCGCGCGGACGCCAGGACGAGCTGCTCCGCGCCCTCGACGACGTGGCCCTCGGTCACCTCGACAAGGCGGTGCACGAGCACGACGAGCACACCGACAGCCCCACTCTTGCGAGCGAATCCCTGGAGCACAGCCTGCGCCATCTCCAACGCGCCGGGGCGGAGGCCACCGGCATCGTGATCGAGGAGAAGCCGCTGGAACGCCTGCGCGACGTGGTCGAACAGAACCGCGCCGACGAGGTCCTGGTCCTCACCTCCCCGCACTTCGTCGAGGAGTTCTTCCACCGGGACTGGGCCTCGCAGGCCCGCCACAAGGTCGGCGTCCCGGTCCTGAAGCTGTTCGCCCGCGACTCCTAG
- a CDS encoding pyrimidine reductase family protein — translation MQQLINPLPGPVDDPWSLESLAEVYAYPEQVRRGRAWLRANMVSGLDGAARLDGLSEGLSGAADKRIFGVLRALSDVVLVGAQTVRAEGYRPARARAEFAAAREAAGQRPAPVIAIVSRGLDLDLSTPLFTAPLVRTVVVTCEDSPAEARRAVAAAADLVVAGKDSVDLPAALAELASRGWTRQLTEGGPRLLGQLAAAGLVDELCLSLAPLLSGGGSPRILEGPSMPAAQPMRLVSLLEQQGFLFTRYLRSDGSGGGSR, via the coding sequence ATGCAGCAGCTGATCAATCCCCTGCCCGGACCGGTGGACGACCCGTGGTCGCTGGAGTCGCTGGCCGAGGTGTACGCGTACCCGGAGCAGGTCCGGCGGGGCCGGGCCTGGCTGCGGGCCAACATGGTGTCGGGCCTGGACGGCGCCGCCCGGCTGGACGGACTGTCGGAGGGCCTGTCCGGCGCCGCCGACAAGCGGATCTTCGGGGTGCTGCGGGCCCTGTCCGACGTGGTGCTGGTGGGCGCGCAGACGGTCCGGGCCGAGGGCTACCGGCCGGCCCGGGCCCGGGCGGAGTTCGCGGCGGCGCGCGAGGCGGCCGGGCAGCGGCCGGCTCCGGTGATCGCGATCGTCTCGCGCGGTCTCGACCTGGACCTGTCGACTCCGCTGTTCACCGCACCGCTGGTCCGTACGGTGGTGGTGACCTGCGAGGACTCCCCCGCCGAGGCCCGTCGGGCGGTGGCGGCGGCGGCCGACCTGGTGGTGGCCGGCAAGGATTCGGTGGACCTGCCCGCGGCGCTGGCGGAGCTGGCCTCCCGCGGCTGGACCAGGCAGCTGACGGAGGGCGGCCCCCGGCTGCTGGGGCAGCTGGCGGCGGCCGGGCTGGTGGACGAGCTCTGCCTGTCGCTGGCGCCGCTGCTCTCCGGCGGCGGGTCGCCGCGCATCCTGGAGGGCCCGTCGATGCCGGCCGCCCAGCCGATGCGGCTGGTCTCGCTGCTGGAGCAGCAGGGGTTCCTGTTCACCCGCTACCTGCGGTCGGACGGCTCCGGGGGCGGTTCCCGGTGA
- the zapE gene encoding cell division protein ZapE, whose protein sequence is MSAAPHPETAEAIAVTLPRALADRRPVVSAERLVAEMVPPPRFTGVSFGSYLPDSTQPSQYEAVQVLEQFAAGLNGAAGGAPKRSWFRRSAPVPTGPAGIYLDGGYGVGKTHLLASLWHATPGPKAFGTFVELTNLVGALTFKGAVETLSGHRLLCIDEFELDDPGDTVLVSTLLGRLVENGVKLAATSNTLPEKLGEGRFAATDFLREIQGLSAHFRPLRIDGQDYRHRGLPAAPPPYSDAEVTERAGRAPGAVLDDFDTLLEHLKEVHPSRYGALLDEVGSVFLRGVRQVDDQSTALRLVVLADRMYDRELPITASGLPFDRVFPDELLRGGYRKKYLRAISRLVALARDSAKD, encoded by the coding sequence GTGTCTGCTGCCCCTCACCCCGAGACCGCCGAAGCGATAGCCGTGACCCTCCCGCGCGCGCTCGCCGACCGCCGCCCCGTCGTGTCCGCCGAGCGCCTGGTCGCCGAGATGGTCCCGCCGCCGCGCTTCACCGGAGTCAGCTTCGGCAGCTACCTTCCGGACAGCACCCAGCCCAGCCAGTACGAGGCCGTGCAGGTCCTGGAGCAGTTCGCCGCCGGGCTCAACGGCGCGGCCGGCGGCGCCCCGAAGCGCAGCTGGTTCCGCCGCTCGGCCCCCGTCCCCACCGGCCCGGCCGGCATCTACCTGGACGGCGGCTACGGCGTCGGCAAGACGCACCTGCTCGCCTCGCTCTGGCACGCCACTCCCGGCCCCAAGGCCTTCGGCACCTTCGTGGAGCTGACCAACCTGGTCGGTGCGCTCACCTTCAAGGGCGCCGTCGAGACCCTCTCCGGCCACCGCCTGCTGTGCATCGACGAGTTCGAGCTGGACGATCCGGGCGACACCGTCCTGGTCTCCACCCTGCTCGGCCGGCTGGTCGAGAACGGTGTGAAGCTCGCCGCCACCTCCAACACCCTGCCCGAGAAGCTCGGCGAGGGCCGGTTCGCCGCCACCGACTTCCTGCGCGAGATCCAGGGCCTGTCGGCGCACTTCCGCCCGCTGCGGATCGACGGCCAGGACTACCGCCACCGCGGCCTGCCCGCGGCCCCGCCGCCCTACTCCGACGCCGAGGTCACCGAGCGGGCCGGCCGGGCCCCCGGCGCGGTGCTGGACGACTTCGACACCCTGCTGGAGCACCTCAAGGAGGTGCACCCCAGCCGCTACGGCGCCCTGCTGGACGAGGTCGGGTCGGTGTTCCTGCGCGGCGTGCGCCAGGTCGACGACCAGTCCACGGCGCTGCGCCTGGTCGTCCTCGCCGACCGGATGTACGACCGGGAGCTGCCGATCACCGCCTCCGGCCTCCCGTTCGACCGGGTCTTCCCGGACGAGCTGCTGCGCGGCGGCTACCGCAAGAAGTACCTCCGGGCGATCTCCCGCCTGGTCGCGCTGGCCCGCGACAGCGCGAAGGACTGA
- a CDS encoding lysophospholipid acyltransferase family protein, with amino-acid sequence MLSTVARTVVPALGRLRVSTAEGGSIAPGSIVAANHSALVDPGVVLAAVGRLGVQPVVLATAGLWRIPVLRGALVRGGHIPVHRGSERAAESLEAAAAALAAGRVVVIYPEGRLPRRVDAGESAPGPFRTGLARLAAATGAPVVPVGQAGARRISSGSAAKQLAGLATAPLRRPALHVHVGAPVRLTGDTAAATAQAYAAVSAAWRTAAGQAGLLEPAGAGRPAEAG; translated from the coding sequence ATGCTCAGCACCGTCGCCCGCACCGTGGTCCCGGCTCTCGGCCGGCTGCGGGTCAGCACCGCCGAGGGCGGTTCGATCGCGCCGGGCAGCATCGTCGCGGCCAACCACTCCGCGCTGGTCGACCCGGGGGTGGTGCTGGCCGCCGTGGGCCGGCTCGGGGTGCAGCCGGTGGTACTGGCGACGGCGGGGCTGTGGCGGATACCGGTGCTGCGCGGGGCGCTGGTGCGCGGGGGTCACATCCCGGTGCACCGGGGCAGCGAACGGGCGGCCGAGTCGCTGGAGGCCGCCGCGGCGGCGCTGGCGGCCGGCCGGGTGGTGGTGATCTACCCCGAGGGCCGGCTCCCCCGCCGGGTGGACGCCGGGGAGAGCGCGCCCGGCCCGTTCCGTACCGGCCTGGCCCGGCTGGCGGCCGCGACCGGCGCCCCGGTGGTCCCGGTCGGACAGGCGGGCGCCCGGCGGATCAGCTCGGGGTCGGCCGCCAAGCAGCTCGCCGGGCTGGCGACGGCGCCGCTGCGCCGGCCGGCCCTCCATGTGCACGTCGGCGCGCCGGTACGGCTGACCGGCGACACCGCGGCGGCCACCGCGCAGGCGTACGCGGCGGTGTCGGCCGCCTGGCGGACGGCGGCCGGGCAGGCCGGGCTGCTGGAGCCGGCCGGGGCGGGCAGGCCGGCGGAGGCCGGTTGA
- the uvrB gene encoding excinuclease ABC subunit UvrB, which yields MRPITSIERSVAPFEVVSPYQPNGDQPAAIAELERRIRAGEKDVVLLGATGTGKSATTAWMIEKLQRPTLVMAPNKTLAAQLANEFRELLPNNAVEYFVSYYDYYQPEAYVPQTDTYIEKDSSINEEVERLRHSATNSLLTRRDVVVVASVSCIYGLGTPQEYVDRMVRLRVGEEVDRDALLRRFVDIQYTRNDLAFTRGTFRVRGDTVEIFPVYEELAVRIEMFGDEIEALYTLHPLTGEIISQDDSTYVFPASHYVAGPERMERAVNDIEKELETTLARMEKQGKLLEAQRLRMRTTYDLEMLRQIGSCSGVENYSMHFDGREPGSPPNTLLDYFPEDFLLVIDESHVTVPQIGAMYEGDASRKRTLVEHGFRLPSAMDNRPLKWEEFLERIGQTVYLSATPGKYELARGDGAVEQIIRPTGLIDPEVIVKPTEGQIDDLVHEIRTRVEKDERVLVTTLTKKMSEDLTDYLLGLDIRVRYLHSDIDTLRRVELLRELRAGEYDVLVGINLLREGLDLPEVSLVSILDADKEGFLRSGTSLIQTIGRAARNVSGQVHMYADRITPAMELAISETNRRREVQQAYNTANGIDPQPLRKKIGDILATLSREDVDTEELLATGYRSQGKGKAPVPALGAGRKPAKSLPAAELAELIQEMTDRMHTAAAELQFEVAARLRDEIRELKKELRQMREAGIA from the coding sequence GTGCGTCCCATCACGAGTATCGAGCGGTCCGTGGCGCCCTTCGAGGTCGTCAGCCCCTACCAGCCCAACGGAGACCAGCCGGCGGCCATCGCCGAGCTGGAGCGCCGGATCCGCGCGGGTGAGAAGGACGTCGTCCTGCTCGGTGCCACCGGCACCGGCAAGTCGGCGACCACCGCCTGGATGATCGAGAAGCTCCAGCGGCCCACCCTGGTGATGGCCCCGAACAAGACCCTGGCCGCCCAGCTGGCCAACGAGTTCCGCGAGCTGCTGCCGAACAACGCGGTCGAGTACTTCGTCTCGTACTACGACTACTACCAGCCCGAGGCCTACGTCCCGCAGACGGACACCTACATCGAGAAGGACTCCTCGATCAACGAGGAGGTGGAGCGGCTGCGCCACTCCGCCACCAACTCGCTGCTCACCCGCCGCGACGTGGTCGTGGTCGCCTCGGTCTCCTGCATCTACGGCCTCGGCACGCCGCAGGAGTACGTGGACCGGATGGTGCGGCTCAGGGTCGGCGAGGAGGTCGACCGGGACGCGCTGCTGCGGCGCTTCGTCGACATCCAGTACACCCGCAACGACCTGGCCTTCACCCGCGGCACCTTCCGGGTCCGCGGCGACACCGTCGAGATCTTCCCGGTCTACGAGGAGCTCGCCGTCCGGATCGAGATGTTCGGCGACGAGATCGAGGCGCTCTACACCCTGCACCCGCTCACCGGCGAGATCATCAGCCAGGACGACTCCACCTACGTCTTCCCCGCCTCGCACTACGTCGCCGGCCCGGAGCGGATGGAGCGCGCGGTCAACGACATCGAGAAGGAGCTGGAGACCACCCTCGCCAGGATGGAGAAGCAGGGCAAGCTGCTGGAGGCCCAGCGGCTGCGCATGCGGACCACCTACGACCTCGAGATGCTCCGCCAGATCGGCAGCTGCTCCGGCGTGGAGAACTACTCCATGCACTTCGACGGCCGCGAGCCCGGCTCCCCGCCGAACACCCTGCTCGACTACTTCCCGGAGGACTTCCTCCTGGTGATCGACGAGTCGCACGTGACCGTCCCGCAGATCGGCGCGATGTACGAGGGCGACGCCTCACGCAAGCGCACCCTGGTGGAGCACGGCTTCCGGCTGCCCTCCGCGATGGACAACCGCCCGCTGAAGTGGGAGGAGTTCCTGGAGCGGATCGGGCAGACGGTCTACCTCTCGGCCACCCCCGGCAAGTACGAGCTGGCGCGCGGCGACGGCGCCGTCGAGCAGATCATCCGCCCCACCGGCCTGATCGACCCCGAGGTGATCGTCAAGCCGACCGAGGGTCAGATCGACGACCTGGTGCACGAGATCCGCACCCGGGTCGAGAAGGACGAGCGGGTCCTGGTCACCACCCTGACCAAGAAGATGTCCGAGGACCTCACCGACTACCTGCTCGGCCTGGACATCCGGGTCCGCTACCTGCACAGCGACATCGACACCCTGCGCCGGGTCGAGCTGCTGCGCGAGCTGCGGGCCGGCGAGTACGACGTGCTGGTCGGCATCAACCTGCTCCGGGAGGGGCTCGACCTCCCCGAGGTCTCCCTGGTCTCGATCCTGGACGCGGACAAGGAGGGCTTCCTGCGCTCCGGCACCTCACTGATCCAGACCATCGGCCGCGCGGCCCGGAACGTCTCCGGCCAGGTCCACATGTACGCCGACAGGATCACCCCGGCGATGGAGCTGGCGATCTCCGAGACCAACCGCCGCCGCGAGGTCCAGCAGGCGTACAACACGGCCAACGGCATCGACCCGCAGCCGCTGCGCAAGAAGATCGGCGACATCCTGGCGACGCTGTCCCGCGAGGACGTGGACACCGAGGAACTGCTCGCCACCGGCTACCGCAGCCAGGGCAAGGGCAAGGCCCCGGTGCCGGCCCTGGGCGCCGGCCGCAAGCCGGCCAAGAGCCTGCCCGCCGCCGAGCTGGCCGAGCTGATCCAGGAGATGACCGACCGTATGCACACCGCCGCCGCCGAGCTCCAGTTCGAGGTGGCGGCCCGGCTGCGGGACGAGATCCGCGAGCTGAAGAAGGAACTGCGCCAGATGCGGGAGGCCGGCATCGCCTGA